In Papaver somniferum cultivar HN1 chromosome 1, ASM357369v1, whole genome shotgun sequence, a genomic segment contains:
- the LOC113331261 gene encoding uncharacterized membrane protein At3g27390-like, with product MDDVLHQILLYSGYTILFIPLFVILFLLGSIKAAIFSPFVFLVIKFGDAGVIIGLWPLHLCWSAYCISKSKKFGPYMKCLMIISLPIPIALWTIIGVVGSVIMGIGYAFIWPMMETFKATNKPGFCNKLTGCLVDGTWTCVLGACTIVRDFGDFSFHSYFSVMDELLEAVDDENPIELKVTQIPGCILAALLGLLVDVLMIPLIVIYKAPILLFKGWHRLFEDLVGRSGPFVETVCVPLAGFLILLWPFAVILAILAGFLSSVGFGCYAAVVAYEENSTKKGLLYIVASVALFDEWTNDLLYLREGSCFPRPKYREGAEGNSSLHPLNGLDGQIEVVHADYSLTRTASQRIKALKAVVVWDNFFEACEGSGKELLRDGAIDKLDIEEWQSSKSKIVNIGIPAYAFLGCLIQSIHSGSAGFVMRENVEVTNLNRPEGRVFDWLFEPMCVMKEQIRNLKLVESEELFLCKLALYCGDAQRIEAWQNGGIPPYDEIRRAQLEGISRRLQGFCLTLSRLPTFRRRFYAVVNALLDEANNQSSGNSPVVV from the exons ATGGATGatgttcttcatcaaattcttctTTACTCAGGCTATACCATACTCTTCATTCCTCTTTTTGTCATCCTGTTTCTTCTTGGATCGATCAAAG CTGCCATATTTTCTCCTTTTGTGTTTCTTGTTATCAAGTTTGGTGATGCTGGAGTGATTATCGGGTTATGGCCTTTACATCTGTGTTGGAGTGCTTATTGTATTTCGAA aTCGAAGAAATTTGGTCCGTATATGAAATGTCTGATGATTATAAGCCTCCCTATCCCAATAGCCTTATGGACAATTATAGGTGTAGTTGGAAGTGTCATTATGGGTATTGGATATGCCTTTATTTGGCCTATGATGGAGACATTCAAAGCCACTAACAAGCCAGGTTTCTGTAACAAGCTAACTGGATGTTTGGTG GATGGTACCTGGACATGTGTACTGGGTGCTTGCACTATTGTACGCGATTTTGGAGATTTTTCATTCCATTCTTACTTCTCGGTGATGGATGAGTTGCTCGAGGCGGTGGATGATGAAAACCCCATAGAACTCAA GGTCACTCAGATACCAGGATGTATATTGGCAGCACTGTTAGGACTTTTGGTGGACGTTCTTATGATTCCCTTAATAGTCATCTATAAAGCTCCGATTCTGTTATTCAAAGGATGGCACCGGTTATTTGAAGATCTTGTTGGGAGGTCAGGCCCCTTCGTGGAGACTGTTTGTGTCCCCTTGGCTGGATTTCTGATTCTTTTGTGGCCATTCGCAGTAATTCTTGCTATTTTAGCTGGTTTTCTTTCAAGCGTAGGTTTTGGATGTTATGCTGCTGTTGTTGCATATGAG GAAAACTCTACAAAGAAAGGGTTGCTCTATATTGTTGCCAGTGTGGCTTTGTTTGATGAATGGACCAATGACCTTCTATACCTTCGAGAAGGGTCCTGTTTTCCAAG ACCTAAGTATCGCGAGGGAGCTGAAGGCAATTCGTCACTGCATCCTCTAAATGGATTGGATGGCCAGATTGAGGTAGTTCATGCAGACTATTCTTTGACAAGGACAGCTTCTCAAAGAATCAAGGCCTTGAAGGCTGTAGTG GTATGGGACAATTTCTTCGAAGCATGTGAGGGTTCTGGCAAGGAACTCCTCAGAGATGGAGCGATTGATAAACTGGATATAGAGGAATGGCAAAGTTCAAAGAGCAAGATAGTTAACATTGGAATTCCTGCATATGCATTTCTTGGTTGCTTAATCCAATCTATCCATAGTGGTTCTGCTGGCTTTGTCATGC GTGAAAACGTTGAAGTGACGAATTTGAATAGGCCCGAAGGAAGGGTTTTTGATTGGCTGTTTGAGCCCATGTGCGTTATGAAAGAGCAAATTAGGAATCTAAAGTTAGTGGAGTCCGAGGAGTTGTTCTTGTGCAAATTGGCTCTGTACTGTGGTGATGCTCAGAGAATTGAAGCATGGCAGAATGGCGGAATTCCTCCTTATGATGAGATTAGAAGAGCTCAGTTAGAGGGCATAAGTAGAAG GTTGCAAGGTTTCTGTTTGACGCTTTCAAGGTTGCCAACTTTCCGGAGACGATTCTATGCAGTGGTTAATGCGTTACTTGACGAGGCGAATAATCAATCTAGTGGGAACAGTCCAGTAGTTGTGTAG